The Eriocheir sinensis breed Jianghai 21 chromosome 28, ASM2467909v1, whole genome shotgun sequence region tgcctgcgttcagtgattcaatcaatccgtttgccataggagtggcttgcagggaaggattaagtggcgatcaatgcgtttctttaaggagttgatggtctctgcgctaaccacttctgcaggaaggctgttccagtggcgaacaactctattcgagaaataactcctgccgatgtcggtattgcatcgctttgcctgaattgtttttccgttgtttcttgttctcaggttagtttgtagcgtgaaaagtttggagtgatcaacgttgctgagcttgttcaggtacttaaagacttgtatcatgtctccccgcaggcgtctcttttccaacgtgaagaggttgagtcgctcgagtcgctcttcatagggcttcgtcctcagtgaggaggaggaggaggaggaggaggaggaggaggacgaggaggaggaggaggaggcggaggaagaggagggacaggtgTTGATGATAATGAGAGGATGGAAGGCGATGCATGACGTCCTTGAGCCTCCATAAAGGGAACTAcgtaacatcctcctcctcctcctccttctcctcctcctcctcctcctcctccttctccttctccttctcctccgcgcaGTGAAGAGTCTAAACCAACAGCCTACAGCGCTTCCCTCGTAACAGGATGTGCGGGACTCTAGGTCAGGGACGGTCCTTCCCCCCCCTACCCACCCCTTTCcagtccctccctcctatcccatCGTTCAATCCTTCCAGCTTCCCTCATCTTATCCCATCCTTACTCCTtctcgtccctcctttcctcatcctatcCCACCAtcactccttttttcctccctccttccttctcctcttatcccATCCTCACTCCTTaatgtccctccttccttcctcctatcccatCCTCatttcctcacccctccctttccaGCATCGAgtccctccctcctgttccttcccgtcccttcccttatcctcctatCCCTgcgcccttcccgtccctccctatCATGCACGCCCCTCCAGACAGACTCCCCCCTCTCCCACGCCACGCCCTTCACCCCagtgcttcttcctctcctactccccACGCCCTCGACCCCACCCTGCTCCCCTAACCGCAAGCCGCaagccgcccctccctctccctctctgcgtccttccttatcccttcgcagtctctccctttcattctctctcccaaaccggttctgcctcctcctcctcctcctccttttcctttccctgccccacCCACTTTGCCTCACCGCACTGCAACCCATCCCTTCCTGCTAttattgtctttctctctttctctttcccttaactGTCTCacatctgttttctctctctctctctctctctctctctctctctctctctctctctctctctctctctctctctctctctctctctctctctctctctctctctctctctctctctctctctctcttcctctcgtttaatcccacttgtttttgtttttgtattttcagttggatttctctctctctctctctctctctctctctctctctctctctctctctctctctctctctctctctctctctctctctctctctctctctctctctctctctctctctctctctctctctctctctctctcatgtattttcCACCCTCTTCGCCTTCTTCGCCAGGTCGTCTCTCCacgctccctcttcttcttcccttctcgttcTGCCCTTTCCCTTCCAAACAAATTCTCCCTCTGTCGTTCTCTTCCACTTTAaaccagttattattattattcacaacAGGTTCTCAAGTAAGTCATCAcctccttatccctcccttcccactcggCTTCCTCCCTCACATAAtcttacactcacactctcttccCAACAGGTTCTTAAGTAAACCATCatccctttatcccttcccttctctccctctttttatccctttccattccggttcctccctcacacacacactctcaatgTCTATTTATTCCTGActtctctctttccactttctcctctccctgtcctgTCCTACTCACAACCTGctaaccttctttccctccccttactaCACTGCTTCCTCCCCCACACTCTCACTGAAAAGCATTCCTgactcctccacttccactttctccttttcccctcttgctCTACCTGCCATCTgctacccctttcccttcccttcccttcccttcctcacctttacctggccAGAGTTCACGAGGTACAATGATTCTGCGTTAACTCTTCGTCTTCACAACTTATGTACTCCTCGTCCGCCAGCGGGTCGGCCTTCCTTGCTATGTAACTAATGATtataatgttaggttagtttaggttaggttaggttaggttaggttgggttgggttgggttggctgGGCTGCGTTAGGTTGTGTTTATCTGTGGTTAGGGTCAGGTTGATttaagttgggttaggttgtATTGGCTTGGGTTGGGTTGACTTAGGTTCGACTGGAAGATGTGGCCCAAGAAAAATCTTAATGCTGAACTTGTGAATTTAAACACATGAGAAATGGAACCGCGGACCGTGAAGGAGGCATTTCCAGGCACATCTGAGCAGGAGACTAAACCTAGCTTCCACTCAATAAGGGGTGAAGAATACCTGTGTCAGTTAAGGAAGGAACAGACGCTGAACTTGCAAACCTGAGCACCAGACAGTGGAGCCCCCTAGCGACGCATCACAGTCTGGCTCCCCACACGCCCCCGGCAAGGCCACGCGGGGAGGTAAATGATGGGATTGATATCATCGCTTAAAAGTGGTGTTGAGCCTTGCCGCGGGCCTTGGCTTCCCCGGGGCCTTATTTATCTTTGTTCTGGCAGTGATTTACTCCCGATGGCTCTTTGAGGAGGTAGGAGAAAAGTGTGGGAGGCGAGAAACATTAAAGAACCCTGAAAAACACCCCAGCAAGCATAGGTGTGAAATTTTCCTGAAGGAGTTATGTTAGGGTGGGAAGGATTTAGCAGTGAAAAAATACTAGGCAAGAACTCATACAAGCGTGAATGAAATACGATCTAGGCGTCTTTCAAAATCTTAGCGACTCTCTGAATGGGTAATGATACTGAGGGAAGAGTTTAGCGAAAGGGAAACAATGAATAACAACCATACGAGAATAGACGTAACTTCATcccgtcatattttttttttttttttaagtagaggagtcagttcaagggcataaaaaaaggaaacaaatgtggaaaaaaagcccgctactcactactccTAAAACGTTTGCGTGACTCTCTGGGGGGTTAAATAAGGTGGGAGAAGATCTTAAAGGCGAGTATAAATTAGACTCGTTCaggaggcagggaagagagagaaacgccAACCAACAATCACACAAGCACAGACAAATAAGAAGCCACCAGAGGATGACTGTTGCAAAGGCTCTCTCTGGGACCCTCACCAGGACTAAACTAACCAAAAGAAATCAACGAGACTGATGagataagaaagataagggaagagcaCAGCAATGGGAAAGAAACAAAATCACAACAAGCTACATGAGAAAAATCACAGAGGGAAGGCCGTTGCAAAGGTTCTTCCCACAATTCCTCACCTGGACTAAACTGGCCAATGGAAATCAACGAGACTGATGagataagaaagataagggaagaacaCAGCAATGGGAAAGAAACAAAATCACAACAAGCTACATGAGAAAAATCACAGAGGGAAGGCCGTTGCAAAGGTTCTTCCCACAATTCCTCACCTGGACTAAACTGGCCAATGGAAATCAACGAGACtgataagataagaaagataagggGAGAGCACAGCAATGGGAAAGAAACAAAATCACAACAAGCTACATGAGAAAAATCACAGAGGGAAGGCCGCTGCAAAGGCTCTCTCTGGCACCCTCACCAGGACTAAACTACCCAATGGAAATCAACAAGACcaatgagatgaaaaaaatataaggggAGGAACTCGCAAACCTAATATCGACTCCTCAATTCGcctctttgaaaagcctctcgtggaagttgctgggatttttatggactgttttgtggtgcTAGAACTTTGAATAAAAAAACATCCACAACAAAATATAAGAGAAATTACAAGGAGAAGAACGTTGCAAAGGTTATCTCGCTGACCGTCAACAAAACAGAACGAGGAGGATCAACAAGGctcttcaacttcctcctctcctccagacCCTGCAGAGCCACACAGGGGAGGGAGACCAATTCACAGGTTGTCTCCCTAATCCTTAATGGACCTGCGTAGTGATCAGCGATAGGGCAAAGAAGATGCCTAACCCACATCTCTTTACCCGAGGCGTTCCTTAAGTAAATCTATTTCTCCTCGTTTTTGCTCTTGTTGATTTTAAGGGATGCTAAGGGATAATATGTAAAGAAAATTCATCCACTCACCTACTCGTCTTCCTGCTGCTCCCCGTCTCCTTACCTGtaataaataataagaataatatgaataataataataagaagaagatgaagacgaagaagaaaaggaagagagtgaaaaagaagacgaagacgaaggagaagacgaaaacgaagaaaatgaaaagaacacgaagacgaagaagaaaaaggaggagaaaaagaagaaaagaagtagcaAAAATAAttatagtagcaatagtaatagtaataataataataataataataataataataataataataataataataataataataataatagtaataataataataacgataataataacaataatgatgataatgcaaAAGTCAATATCATTCTTTCCACATTCCTCTTCTCACGTCATCCTTCACAAtgattaatattttcttcttgtcaTCACTCACCTCACCACTCGACCACAcacgcctttcttcctcttcctcctccctccccccttcctcatcAGTCCGGTCCAGtagccccccttcacccctctcctttccctttgtctctctctctctctctccctccctccgcctaaTAAATCGTTGTAATATTATCCTTTGACATTGTTGTTGTCTTGTATTGTTGTTCTCGTGTCGGTGTGAGACTTGGTTCAGACACTTTATTATGATCATCCATCTTGTTCCTGTGATTGTATACGACCAAACTCTTCCCGGATTTATTTGCCTTCTTAATCAGGTTTTTAATGCCTCACCTCACAcacccaagcctcctcctcctcttttttttcctcttttattttcttctatctttttcttcttcctgttcttctccttttcttctttttctttttcttctttttcttcttctttatcttcttcttcttcttcctcctcctcctcctcctcctcctcctccttctctcctcctctcctctcctctcctctcctctcctctcctctacggGTGTCTTTCTACCTTTatgtatccttgtgtatcctgTGTTCCTTTGGGTTCTAGGagtgtctttatttcctcctgtatCATGGtgtattctcttttcctccctcccgccctgccTCACGCTCCTTGGTCACTGAGTTCAGGTAAGTGCGGGCCGTGACCATAATTGCTGAGGTTtgcggcagaagagaaagaacaagagataaTGAGTAACCAAATGACAGCTGGGCGTGTGTCGGGTTAGAACCACTCGCAAGATAATTGGATCCCTTAGGAGTTCAGGTAATGAAGGATATGTTGTGAGTCATAGCTATAATTACACAAGACTTGGAGGTAGAAGAGAACATACTGAGagtaataaaagtaaaaaaatcaaATGGCAGCTGGGCGTTGAAGGTATAAAAAGGTTACATACGCCAACTTAAGACTTCGTAATGTAGAGACCCCGAAAATAAGATAATGAAGTTTGCATGTAAGACGTTATATGTATTAGGGATAAATAAACAACTGGATAATGAGGAGCGTGATGACTAGTGTGGTGGGTACAGTGGCATGATGATAGCTAATGACTCCTGAGGTAGACTGATGACATAATAGTGTGATTAAGGCCTATTACATTATGGATGATACtttaatgaaggagaatgaaaaggagattaTGAGGAGCTAAATGACAAAGTTGAAGTATTTGTAGTATcatgtgttcctttttttttacagcaaaggagacagcataagggcacacaaaaaaaggaaacaataatataaaaaggcccgctgctcgctgctcatgtaaagaatccgaagaggtggccgaaagagcagtcagttacAAGTCATGTGTCCGAGTTTACTTATGACTGTTTGGCGttgaatgtgtgtttctttgtatcCTTTTTGTGTGTATAGCATGAGGGTCTTTCTCTTTGTTCGTGCTGCTGGCGAGGAGGTATGCAAAACGGACGGCGTAAGTGGCAgttaattttttctctttttttctgtttctctgcttgtgtttgtctttcccttcttcgtctttgtgTTTACCTTggactgtctgtgtctgtgcctgtctgtttatgtttgtatgtatgtttctgCAGGTCATGTCCCTCACAAGTCGTCCCTGCTAACGCTCTCACAGTCACGCCCTTCTTGTTGCTGTGGGATTTTTGAGCGTCGCTGTAAAAATAATCTGGCCGCGTCACTAACCACCTGGGCCGACCAACATTGCCTCCCAAGTGAGTTTATGGCGCGGTACAGTCGTCTTGTATGTAATAAAGGGAACATTTATGTCTAATAATGACAAAAAGATGTTCAAAAGACACGTCCCCTTGAGAACCttgtccctcctctcccctgaCCCAGGTAAGCGTTTGTCCTCCCGTGCTCAGGTGGGTGTTTTGTATGAGGgcgtcctttttttatttatttatttttttttacatccccgcctatagcgccggtaggctttcttcaggggccagatggtcgccccaagcccgtcatggcgcaggcaatttttaaagtggcgccagttatgcttggctcatgctgccccccggaactcatttttgattcactggacggcttcttctagagtccgggttgatgggtggtcttctggacagcatgtgggtagtcttaagccactcggcggtgactgaaaaatctcaggtggtagcgtggggattcgaaccgacgttgtccatggcgtgttgaatgtgagcccagcacgttaaccactcagccaccgcctgccacTCACGGCGCCAAGCTTCCCTACGTCGTAGTGCCGCACGCTGACACCCGCCACCCTGCACGCAGCGCTGTGGTCGTCGCCGCGAGGAGGCAAGGTAGGGAGCACAGGGAGCACCCGGACCGCCATCCTCCGCCCACAAGAATGCGCTGACAAGGCAGACACTCGCCCACGGCCACGTCTCCGGCTCCCCTTCCTTCATGTGCCTTAAAATGACACTTGATGACACGCTGAGGGGAGCCTTGGCGTAGCGGTCCATCCAAGGCGTTCGCTCCCTCCCGCGGGACACGCCCACCGCCGCCTGATCTTGGACGCAGAGGTTCACGAGGCGCCGCTGCTCACAACCTTCCGTGACGCTTGGTTCCTTCGCGGCCTTCCCAGTCCCCGCCTCCCCACCCCAACCCGGCCTCAGCCTCCTCTTCCCGCCCCCAGcctcccctccacgccccccgCCGCCCCTTCTCAGCCCCCGCCCTGCAGCAGGAAGCAACGCAGCACTATATAATGCGTGAGTTGCTGAGTTCCCTCGTCAGTTTCCTTTTCTCGGCCGCAGAATCAGCACCTAAGAAGGTAACTATACATGCAGGGCGGCGAGGCGCGCTATGGTCCGACAGTATCCTAGAGTGACCGAGGCGGATGCTGATCATGTACTTCTTACCTATCACAAAAAAAGATCGATTCctgacacttttttttatactagaaaagaaaaaaacttgaagcaatacataaaaaataaagtgGATCAATAAAACGTAAAATATATTGATTGAAAATCACAGAAAACAAACCATAACCTagatcttctttcctttcctaacatAACCAAATTCCTGAGCCTTACAAgccatcccttcccccctcaccctgcctctccctcctgacGCAGAAGATGGCTGGTCTCCCTCgcgccctggtggtggtggtgttggctgcCGCGGCTGCCCTTGCTGACCCCGAGCCTGGCTACCCGGCCCCCTGCTACGACAAGACGGCCTACGTCACCAAGGTGCAGCCGATCGTCCAGGAGGTGAGCATCTGAGGCTGCTTTAGTATCCTGATCCGTGTGATTTGGTTAGATTTAATATGCAACGTAAATACCTAAACAATCAACCAAGGACAACACATGAACTTATCTATAAAGTATTTGACTAAACTATATATTTCTTTGTTATaagtttatagttttttttttccctccctgccttctgtGGGATCTAAAACATGTGTCTAGTCCATCTTTTCCTATAGTATCGTCACTGCTCTTAAGCTTCTCTCGGCCTCCTGATCCTCAATGAGAGTTCTTTTTGGGGATCTGATACACATGACAGCAGTATCTAAACATTGTTCTTTAAAGTCCTTCCATTACTGATTAATCTTATCTCAAATGGACACCTAAGTTATCCTCCAGTGTGTATGGGGGGATGGGGATGTCTGCAGgatgtttgtctttgtctgtgtttaAATGTCTGTGTCAAGGGTCGTCAGCAGTTACTAACCCCTCATAACTCCTCCAACAGGTGCCCGTGTACTCCACTATCTACAAGCAGCAGATCCTCCCCACCACCCTGTACCGCACCAACTTCAACACCCTCTACACCACACTCTACAACACCGAGTACGTGCCCAAGTACGTCACCGAGACCATCTACAAGACCCAGGTGCAGTACGTGACCAAGGTGCAGACGCAGTACCAGACGCAGCACCAGACCCTCTACGTCACCACCGCCCAGTACGTGCCCAAGTACGTCACCCAGACCCAGTACATCACCAAGTACAACACGGAGATGGTCTACAACACGCTGTACACCACGCAGTACACCCCCGTCTACGTCACCAAGACCGCAGTGCAGTACCAGACCCAGTACAAGACCGATTATATCCCCAAGTACTTGACGGTGACCAAGGATAAGGTGGCCTACGTGACAGACTGCCCCAAGCCTGCCTACGGATACGGGTACTAGAGCGGCCTGTcagggaagatggagaaggatgagagaaggataTACAGGAGTCCTTCAACCCCAGAATCCCTACAGGAGCACTCTTTAAGGATGGACGTCGTGTGGTTTCGTCTCCGGCTTTTGACTTTCTTGTACAgatgatgaaaaaatgtatagCTATGATTCTCTTCTATAATGTAAATGATTGAAGGTATATGTTTTGTATTCTTATAAAGGTTGAACCAAGGATTAAATaacaggatacacacacacacacacacacacacacacacacacaaacacacaagcacacaccaacacagaaacaaacaccATGTAACATAAACAAGATGACGCTTAATAAATGGGAAAGAGCAGTTTTTGGACGCCTCAGTATCCTCTGTCgtcccaaaaagaaaaaaaatatataaaaaacagcaacagcaacaactactCTGCAACCACAAATGACGGCTCGGGTCTGAActacgataaaaaaataaaaaaaaataaaaaaacgctaaAGTTTCGGAAATGGCAAATTAGccactacccccccccaccccactcccCTACATATCTAACCCCctccccatccacacacacacacacacacacacacacacacacacacacacacacacacacacaggaatgcatCTCAAAGCAGACAGTTTGTGTGTAAATGTAAGAGAAATTCTAAAGTGAAGATAACGTCATTATTGTCTCCAGGATTCAcaagtctgtctgtttgtctctttttttttttttcaccacaaTATCCACACGGCAACAATATCCGCTAGAGTGATCATACAAACCACTACCTACACAGTCCACCTCTTCCacaccactaaaaaaaaaagagagagagagaatatacgtcATAAAAAGATTAGCaaggaaataaaagttaagcagCCGAACGCCATGTAAGGCAACTCATAGCGACGCCTTCAAACACCTCGACAGTACATGAATAGAAGCTTACAGTTAGCGGGTCTGAGTCTTTGTTGTGAGAGTGAGTTAGCACTTTCCTGGGCTTGTTGGGAGGAACGGAGAGGcgtggagagggatgaggaggagggatgaagaggaggattaggagggaaaaagagaagcggTAGGACGAGatgggggatgaggaagaagagggagaaggaggaaaagaagaaggatgagagatgaggagaatgagggaaaagggagagtgaggaaaataaaagggaagacataggagagggatgaggatgaggagaatgtgggagaaaggagaagaggaggaaaatgagggagatgggaaagggaggaaaagaaggaggtagaaaaggatgaggatgaggggaatgagagaaaagaaagagagggaagaaaatggataagaagagaaaaaaatgtgagcaGGAGGAAGAGTGCGAAGGGAAGAATATGATACAAGGAGACAGGAAAAGTGTGAggcaggggagagaaagagaggaaaggctaatgtaaaaacgtatatataatttgtcttttatgtttgttttttgtgcgCGTGTGTTGTGTTGCGCCacgctgtttgtttgtgtgagtttGACAATGAcaaacacacgcgcacacacacacacacacacacacacacacaccatgacctACGAGCTGAAAGTAGATTGACTCGACAAAATAATCCCACATGCAAAAACTTCATTTCTCACCTCAACTTTCCCccgagagagagaatgtcacttcacaaaaaaaaaaggaaaactcttACCcaccaaagacacacacacaaaaaaaacttccCACCATCTACAACCAAGACTCCGAATATCTCCCAATCCATCATATATTATTTAAGCCTCAAACCAAAGACCTCGATTACGTCATGCTTCAGTCTCCTCCGATACGTTTCTTCATCAAACTACGAGTGTGTATGACCTAAGGAGTTTGGTTCATATTattcacctcacctccccccccaccaccccagaccccctatacccctttcatattgtacattttccctttttatttttttttatttttctattatatttcaaaattgtatttttaacgtgtatattttcagctttacagctgcaatcacttaataaaccgtttattattattattattattacacacacacacacacacacacacacacacacacacacacacacacacacacacacacacacacacacactcaattgaCTATAAAGAAAACACTAACATTCATAAAAACCTTGCCATCAGTAACGAAGCACTGAGCCATACATaacacaacaaacaaataaaatctcaaaactaaataaataacaatagtgGTAGCGCTTCGACAGGTAATAACACTCcgtcaggtacacacacacaggtgattatAGGGGAGCGGCAGGTAAGGTGGGCGTCAGCAGGTGTGAACCACAACTAATGACACCCCGACCTTGTTACCCGGAAAACCCATATCACTgctgaaggggggaggaagaggaggaggatgggtgagggaggaggaaggaaggaggggagaaagagtgagagggagacgGAATGAACGATTGGGAAGGACGAGgtgaggaaggtaggaggaaaaggaagagtgagaatggagtgaaagggaaaacacacgaaaggaaaaaggaggaaaaagggaaagaggtggaagaaacggagagagaagagagaaagtatggaacagacaaaagaaaaagagggaaaaaaaggggaaaaagacgagagagggagaggcaaacgaaacagacaaaagagaagaaaaaaaaagcgagggaCGGAATAGGAagacgaaagggagggaaggaaaaaaaaagggaggctgagggaaagggagagggagagagaa contains the following coding sequences:
- the LOC127004533 gene encoding uncharacterized protein LOC127004533, which produces MRELLSSLVSFLFSAAESAPKKKMAGLPRALVVVVLAAAAALADPEPGYPAPCYDKTAYVTKVQPIVQEVPVYSTIYKQQILPTTLYRTNFNTLYTTLYNTEYVPKYVTETIYKTQVQYVTKVQTQYQTQHQTLYVTTAQYVPKYVTQTQYITKYNTEMVYNTLYTTQYTPVYVTKTAVQYQTQYKTDYIPKYLTVTKDKVAYVTDCPKPAYGYGY